The sequence below is a genomic window from Verrucomicrobiota bacterium.
ACCTGCGAGGGATCCGTTACTCATCCCACTAGGAAGCCTTCTCTATCCCCCTCCTGTCACGCAAAAACCTTGCGGAAAAAATGTGAAATTGTCTTCTTGGCCGCGGACGCGAACTTTTCCACCCCAATCCCTTTCATCCCCTTCATCTCTGTGAATTCATTAACCTCTGGGATGAAATTTCCTGTGGACCGACTTGAGTTGGCTCCGATCGACCTGGGTGTAGATTTGCGTCGTGGCGATGGAGGCATGGCCGAGCATCTCCTGGATGATTCGAAGATCGGCGCCGCCGGCGAGTAGATGGGTGGCGAAGGAGTGTCGCAACTGATGAGGGTGGACGGCCTCCTCGATACCGACGATCTTCGCATAATGTCGGACCAGTTGCCAGATACGTGCCGGTGTGAGTTTGTGCCCCCTCACGGAGAGAAAGATTTCCCCACCAGATTTCGACGACACAAGCTTGGGACGAGCATTACTCAGATAGAATTTCAGAGCTGTGAGTGCGGATCGACCGACAGGAATCAACCGTGTCTTGCTCCCTTTCCCGGTGACCCGAATAACGCCGCCTTCCTCATCGAGATTCTCCAAGCGGACGCTACAGGCCTCGGCGATGCGCAGGCCGCAGGCATAGAGAAGCTCCAGAAGTGCCCTGTCGCGGATTTCCAGAGGAGTCTCTCCCGCAGGGGCTGCGACCAGTTTGGCCATGTTGATTTGAGAGAGTGGTTGAGGGAGCGTCTGGGGTAGGCGTGGCAGGGGTAGCTTCTCGGCGGGATCGCTTCCGATGCGGCTACGTGCGGTGAGAAATCGAAAGAAGATCCGCAGGGCGACGGCCTCAAGCTTGATCGAGGTGGCGGAGAGCCCTCGTTTCTTCTCCGCAATCAGGAACTCGGAGAGGAGGAGAGGGGTGACGGCCGCTACGGATTCAATCCCTCGACCAGTAGCCCAAGCGACAAAGCGTTCCAGCGAGGCGCGGGTCGAGAGTTGATAGTTGGTCGA
It includes:
- a CDS encoding tyrosine recombinase; protein product: MQECIDSFLLYLATERGLSTNYQLSTRASLERFVAWATGRGIESVAAVTPLLLSEFLIAEKKRGLSATSIKLEAVALRIFFRFLTARSRIGSDPAEKLPLPRLPQTLPQPLSQINMAKLVAAPAGETPLEIRDRALLELLYACGLRIAEACSVRLENLDEEGGVIRVTGKGSKTRLIPVGRSALTALKFYLSNARPKLVSSKSGGEIFLSVRGHKLTPARIWQLVRHYAKIVGIEEAVHPHQLRHSFATHLLAGGADLRIIQEMLGHASIATTQIYTQVDRSQLKSVHRKFHPRG